The proteins below come from a single Hirundo rustica isolate bHirRus1 chromosome 6, bHirRus1.pri.v3, whole genome shotgun sequence genomic window:
- the SETD3 gene encoding actin-histidine N-methyltransferase isoform X1: MGKKSRVKTQKSSTGATATVSPKEMLNLISELLQKCSSPPPGPGKEWEEYVQIRSLVEKIRKKQKGLSVVFDGKRDDYFPELIKWATENGASTEGFEIANFEEEGFGLKATREIKAEELFLWVPRKLLMTVESAKNSVLGSLYSQDRILQAMGNITLAFHLLCERANPNSFWLPYIQTLPSEYDTPLYFEEDEVQYLQSTQAIHDVFSQYKNTARQYAYFYKVIQTHPNASKLPLKDSFTYDDYRWAVSSVMTRQNQIPTEDGSRVTLALIPLWDMCNHTNGLITTGYNLEDDRCECVALQDFKAGEQIYIFYGTRSNAEFVIHSGFFFDNNSHDRVKIKLGVSKSDRLYAMKAEVLARAGIPTSSVFALHSTEPAISAQLLAFLRVFCMSEEELKEHLIGEHAIGKIFTLGNSDFPVSWDNEVKLWTFLEARASLLLKTYKTTVEVDKSFLETHDLTPHAIMAIKLRLGEKEILEKAVKSAAASREYYTKQMADGAPLPKYDKGHIALLENTVADSRLPIVLRNLEDVEEQGDLKIDEAIDAEVTENGFVNGENSLFNGTKSESENLSKEKSNRGTEDAKESSSESTDEVKE, translated from the exons AATGCAGCAGTCCTCCCCCAGGTCCTGGTAAAGAGTGGGAAGAATATGTACAGATCCGTTCGCTAGTGGAGAAAATCcgcaaaaagcaaaaag GTTTGTCTGTTGTCTTTGATGGAAAAAGAGATGACTATTTCCCTGAATTGATAAAGTGGGCAACTGAAAATGGAGCATCCACAGAGGGTTTTGAAATAGCTAACTTTGAAGAGGAGGGATTTGGTTTGAAAGCAACAAGAGAGATAAAG gCTGAAGAATTGTTTCTGTGGGTTCCTAGAAAACTGTTGATGACGGTTGAGTCAGCTAAAAATTCAGTCTTAG GATCCCTGTATTCTCAAGATCGAATTCTTCAAGCCATGGGCAATATAACATTGGCGTTCCATCTCCTTTGTGAGCGAGCCAACCCCAACTCTTTCTGGCTGCCCTACATCCAGACTCTCCCCAGTGAATATGATACCCCTCTCTATTTTGAAGAAGATGAAGTACAGTATCTTCAGTCAACTCAGGCCATACATGATGTTTTTAgccaatataaaaatacagctcGACAGTATGCCTATTTCTACAAAGTTATTCAG ACCCATCCTAATGCCAGCAAACTGCCCTTAAAGGATTCTTTCACCTATGATGACTACAG ATGGGCAGTTTCCTCTGTTATGACACGGCAGAACCAGATTCCAACAGAAGATGGTTCCAGAGTTACACTGGCTCTAATACCTTTGTGGGACATGTGTAATCATACTAATGGACTG ATCACTACAGGCTACAATTTGGAAGATGACCGGTGTGAATGTGTAGCACTTCAAGATTTCAAGGCTGGAGAACAG atttacattttttatgGCACTCGGTCAAACGCTGAATTTGTGATCCACAGTGGTTTTTTCTTTGATAATAATTCACATGACAGAGTGAAAATAAAGCTTGGCGTGAGTAAAAGTGACAGGCTGTATGCTATGAAGGCAGAGGTCTTAGCTCGTGCTGGTATCCCAAC TTCGAGTGTTTTTGCCTTGCACTCCACTGAGCCTGCAATCTCTGCCCAGCTTTTGGCTTTCCTTCGAGTGTTTTGTATGAGTGAAG AAGAGCTGAAGGAGCATTTGATAGGTGAGCATGCGATTGGCAAAATCTTCACTCTGGGGAACTCTGACTTTCCTGTTAGCTGGGACAATGAAGTTAAACTTTGGACATTCCTGGAAGCCAGAGCATCCCTTCTTTTGAAAACCTATAAAACAACTGTGGAG GTCGATAAGTCCTTCCTGGAGACTCATGACCTCACTCCACATGCGATAATGGCCATCAAATTGCGCTTAGGTGAAAAAGAGATCCTGGAGAAGGCAGTGAAGAGCGCGGCTGCCAGCAGAGAGTATTATACCAAACAAATGGCAGATGGAGCTCCGCTTCCAAAGTATGACAAGGGCCATATTGCCTTGTTGGAGAACACTGTGGCAGACTCTAGGCTTCCTATTGTCTTGAGAAACCTAGAAGATGTGGAAGAGCAAGGGGACTTAAAGATTGATGAAGCCATTGATGCTGAAGTCACAGAGAATGGGTTTGTAAATGGTGAAAACTCTTTATTTAACGGGACCAAATCAGAAAGTGAAAATCTTAGTaaagagaaaagcaacagaGGGACTGAAGATGCCAAAGAATCTTCTTCAGAAAGTACTGATGAGGTTAAAGAATAG